One Streptomyces sp. NBC_00102 DNA segment encodes these proteins:
- a CDS encoding type II secretion system F family protein, with protein sequence MGICVPAGAALLCLVVSVTGSRRERTRRRRCEGLLGRTGSATDPFRGKRARRVPSRSAPAVRDAVTRWGEPLGAGLAAWILVGGVMGALAGVGAAAAVRRLRPTGRTRRAAGSAGPDVDVASAADEASAARQLPLAADLLAACISAGAGPRQAAEAVGESLRGPLGERLVRAAVEIRLGGDPSRAWGLLGEIPGAGPLARCLDRAGETGAPAAEPVARLADAIRSARADAAVARAQRAGVLITAPVGLCFLPAFLAVGVAPVIVGLAGGILHAG encoded by the coding sequence CTGGGGATCTGCGTCCCCGCGGGCGCTGCGCTCTTGTGCCTGGTGGTGTCGGTGACCGGAAGCCGTCGGGAAAGGACCCGGCGCAGGCGATGCGAGGGGCTCCTCGGAAGGACGGGCAGCGCTACGGACCCGTTCCGCGGGAAGCGGGCGCGGCGGGTGCCGTCCCGTTCGGCCCCGGCGGTCCGTGACGCTGTGACGCGGTGGGGAGAGCCGCTCGGTGCGGGTCTGGCCGCGTGGATTCTCGTCGGCGGAGTCATGGGGGCCTTGGCCGGTGTGGGGGCGGCCGCTGCGGTGCGGCGCCTCCGTCCGACCGGACGGACCCGGCGAGCGGCCGGTTCCGCGGGGCCGGACGTTGACGTGGCGTCGGCGGCGGACGAGGCGTCGGCGGCCCGGCAACTCCCGCTGGCGGCCGATCTGCTGGCCGCGTGCATCTCCGCCGGTGCCGGTCCCCGGCAGGCCGCCGAAGCCGTGGGGGAGTCGCTCCGGGGACCCCTCGGTGAGCGACTGGTCCGTGCCGCCGTCGAGATCCGTCTGGGCGGAGATCCCAGCCGTGCGTGGGGCCTTCTCGGGGAGATCCCGGGGGCGGGTCCGCTGGCCCGGTGTCTGGACCGTGCAGGTGAGACCGGGGCTCCGGCGGCGGAGCCGGTCGCCCGGCTGGCGGACGCCATACGTTCCGCGCGCGCCGATGCCGCCGTGGCGAGGGCCCAGCGCGCGGGCGTGCTGATCACGGCCCCCGTGGGTCTCTGCTTTCTCCCGGCCTTCCTGGCGGTCGGGGTCGCCCCGGTGATCGTCGGCCTGGCGGGAGGAATCCTGCACGCCGGCTGA
- a CDS encoding DUF4244 domain-containing protein produces MGAVVRGAGWRDWWIRRYGRSDRGMTTSEYAMGTIAACAFAAVLYKVVNSGAVRDALQSLIKGALDGTF; encoded by the coding sequence CTGGGCGCCGTCGTGCGGGGAGCCGGGTGGCGGGACTGGTGGATCCGTCGGTACGGCCGGTCCGACCGCGGGATGACCACGTCCGAGTACGCCATGGGAACGATCGCCGCCTGCGCGTTCGCCGCCGTGCTCTACAAAGTGGTCAACAGCGGAGCGGTCCGGGACGCGTTGCAGTCGCTGATCAAGGGGGCGCTCGATGGAACGTTCTGA
- the ssd gene encoding septum site-determining protein Ssd encodes MTEDVELLDDLLRLCAAAGAEPEVHHGVPEDREVWLRAPLVLVGDDAVRRCRGLPRRRGVMLVGRDQDSPDVWRQAVEIGAEHVLRLPDAEGWLIEQLANATEGAGHPALTVAVVGGRGGAGASTLACALAVTAAREGLRSTLIDGDPLGGGIDVLLGGERAEGRRWPDFAHTRGRLGSGVLEDSLPALHGLRVLSRGRECGGVVPPPAVRSVLAAARRLGGVVVVDLPRQVDEGVAEALSQSDLGLLVVPGELRAVAAAKCVASAVGTALADLRVVARAPFAPGLDGPWVARALALPLLGELPVEPGVSAHQDGVLPPGAGPRGPLARFCAAFWEKAYVGGLPVPVGGAS; translated from the coding sequence GTGACCGAGGACGTCGAACTGCTCGACGATCTGCTGCGCCTCTGCGCGGCGGCGGGTGCGGAACCGGAGGTCCACCACGGCGTACCGGAGGACCGTGAGGTGTGGCTCCGGGCCCCGCTGGTCCTGGTGGGCGACGACGCGGTGCGGCGGTGCCGCGGGCTCCCCCGGCGTCGCGGGGTGATGCTCGTCGGGCGGGACCAGGACTCGCCGGACGTGTGGCGCCAGGCCGTCGAGATCGGCGCCGAGCACGTGCTGAGGCTGCCCGACGCCGAGGGCTGGCTCATCGAGCAGCTCGCCAATGCGACGGAGGGGGCGGGACATCCCGCGCTCACGGTCGCGGTGGTGGGCGGCAGGGGTGGGGCCGGCGCGTCGACGCTCGCTTGCGCGCTCGCCGTGACCGCCGCCCGGGAGGGTCTGCGGTCCACGCTGATCGACGGTGATCCGCTGGGAGGCGGCATCGACGTCCTGCTCGGTGGAGAGCGCGCGGAGGGCCGGAGATGGCCCGATTTCGCCCACACCAGGGGTCGGCTCGGGAGTGGTGTCCTGGAGGACTCCCTGCCCGCCCTGCACGGGCTGCGGGTGCTCAGCCGTGGGCGTGAGTGCGGCGGTGTCGTGCCTCCCCCGGCGGTACGGTCGGTGCTCGCGGCCGCCCGGCGGCTGGGCGGCGTGGTGGTCGTGGACCTGCCTCGCCAGGTGGACGAGGGGGTCGCGGAAGCGCTCTCCCAGTCCGATCTCGGGCTGCTGGTGGTGCCGGGGGAACTGCGCGCCGTGGCAGCCGCGAAGTGTGTGGCGTCGGCGGTCGGGACGGCCCTCGCCGATCTGCGGGTGGTGGCCCGGGCGCCGTTCGCCCCCGGCCTGGACGGTCCCTGGGTGGCCCGCGCGCTTGCCCTGCCGCTTCTGGGGGAACTCCCGGTGGAACCGGGGGTGTCGGCGCATCAGGACGGTGTCCTTCCGCCGGGTGCCGGACCGCGTGGACCTCTCGCCCGATTCTGTGCCGCTTTCTGGGAGAAGGCGTACGTAGGCGGACTTCCCGTTCCGGTGGGAGGGGCGTCGTGA
- a CDS encoding type II secretion system F family protein, translating into MARNASVVRARAGELLIRRREWACAPVAVALAVLGESWLPLIAGAAAVPLVRRWLRGRAGRAAYERSDEAVVALCGAVVGELRAGREPGQALIRAVRETRGLGPAESAVLAAARFGGDVPAALHRASLPPGPASLAGVAACWRVSVDGGAGLAAGLDRLEGALRAERRRREELRARLAGAWSTVVVLALLPLAGLGMGAALGAEPLRVLLHTPAGLFCLAAGLVLEAVGLGWAGWIVRAGDEG; encoded by the coding sequence GTGGCGCGGAATGCGTCGGTGGTGCGCGCGCGGGCGGGTGAGCTGCTGATACGCCGTCGTGAATGGGCCTGTGCTCCGGTCGCCGTGGCACTCGCGGTCCTCGGGGAGTCGTGGCTGCCGTTGATCGCGGGCGCGGCGGCGGTGCCGCTGGTGCGTCGGTGGCTGCGGGGACGGGCCGGACGGGCCGCGTACGAGCGGTCGGACGAGGCGGTCGTGGCGCTCTGCGGGGCGGTCGTCGGTGAACTGCGCGCCGGCCGCGAACCGGGACAGGCGTTGATCCGTGCGGTACGGGAGACGCGCGGGCTGGGTCCCGCCGAGTCGGCGGTGCTCGCCGCGGCGAGGTTCGGCGGTGATGTGCCTGCCGCGCTGCACCGCGCGTCCCTCCCCCCGGGGCCGGCGTCGCTGGCCGGCGTCGCGGCGTGCTGGCGGGTGTCGGTGGACGGCGGCGCCGGACTCGCGGCGGGGCTGGACCGGCTGGAGGGAGCCTTGCGGGCGGAGCGGCGACGCAGGGAGGAGCTGCGGGCCCGGCTCGCCGGGGCCTGGTCGACGGTGGTGGTGCTGGCGCTGCTGCCGCTGGCAGGGCTGGGCATGGGTGCCGCGCTCGGGGCCGAGCCCCTGCGCGTGCTGCTGCACACCCCGGCTGGGCTGTTCTGCCTGGCGGCGGGGCTGGTGCTGGAGGCGGTCGGGCTCGGCTGGGCGGGCTGGATCGTGCGTGCGGGGGACGAGGGGTGA
- a CDS encoding TadA family conjugal transfer-associated ATPase, with the protein MTEALLDAVRQRLALSGTVPTPAGVAAAVRAQGGLLGDQEILGVAAELRGELVGTGVLEPLLADAAVTDVLVSAPDRVWVDRGGGLELTGVTFPDSAAVRRLAQRLAAVAGRRLDDARPWVDARLPDGTRMHAVLPPVSVGSTCLSLRVVRPRAFTLEELVREGTLPPGGERLLRSLVRARVSYLISGGTGAGKTTLLSSLLGEVGAHERIVLAEDSAELRPDHPHVVRLESRPANQEGAGLVTLRDLVRQALRMRPDRLVVGEVRGPEVSDLLAALNTGHEGGCGTVHANAASHVPARLEALGTAAGLDRPALHSQLAAALSVVIHLVRDRTGRRRLAEVHVLERDSDGLVFTVPALTGAADGFVRAPGWQRLAALVGGAW; encoded by the coding sequence GTGACCGAGGCGCTGCTGGACGCCGTGCGGCAGCGGCTGGCGCTCAGCGGGACGGTGCCGACACCGGCGGGCGTGGCCGCCGCGGTGCGGGCGCAGGGCGGGCTGCTGGGGGACCAGGAAATCCTGGGGGTGGCGGCCGAGTTGCGCGGTGAGCTGGTCGGCACGGGGGTGCTGGAGCCGTTGCTCGCCGACGCGGCGGTGACCGATGTCCTGGTCTCGGCGCCGGACCGGGTGTGGGTGGACCGGGGCGGCGGTCTGGAGCTGACCGGTGTCACCTTCCCCGACTCCGCGGCCGTGCGGAGGCTCGCGCAGCGTCTCGCGGCGGTGGCCGGCCGACGACTGGACGACGCCCGGCCCTGGGTGGACGCGCGGCTGCCGGACGGGACGCGGATGCACGCGGTACTGCCTCCGGTGTCCGTCGGGTCGACCTGTCTCTCCCTGCGTGTCGTCCGTCCCCGGGCTTTCACCCTGGAGGAGCTCGTCAGGGAGGGGACGTTGCCGCCGGGCGGCGAACGGCTGCTGCGGAGCCTGGTGCGCGCCCGGGTCTCCTACCTCATCAGCGGGGGCACCGGGGCGGGGAAGACCACCCTGCTGTCGAGCCTGCTGGGTGAGGTCGGAGCGCACGAACGGATCGTGCTGGCCGAGGACTCGGCCGAACTGCGTCCGGACCACCCGCACGTGGTGCGGCTGGAGTCCCGGCCCGCCAACCAGGAGGGGGCGGGGCTGGTGACCCTTCGGGACCTGGTCCGCCAGGCCCTGCGCATGCGCCCGGACCGACTGGTCGTCGGCGAGGTGCGCGGGCCTGAAGTGTCGGATCTGCTGGCCGCGTTGAACACCGGGCACGAGGGCGGGTGCGGGACGGTGCACGCCAATGCGGCATCGCACGTACCCGCTCGCCTGGAGGCGCTGGGTACGGCCGCGGGGCTCGACCGGCCCGCGCTGCACAGCCAGTTGGCCGCTGCGCTCTCCGTGGTGATCCACCTGGTGCGCGATCGGACGGGACGCCGGCGACTTGCCGAGGTCCATGTGCTGGAACGCGACTCCGACGGGCTGGTGTTCACCGTGCCGGCGCTGACGGGCGCGGCGGACGGCTTCGTACGGGCCCCGGGCTGGCAGAGGCTGGCGGCGCTCGTCGGGGGTGCCTGGTGA
- a CDS encoding HAD family phosphatase, whose protein sequence is MLCLVENRFSPRTAAFFDLDKTVIAKSSTLAFSKSFYQGGLINRRAVLRTAYTQFVFLAGGADHDQMEGMREYLSALCKGWNVAQVKEIVAETLHDLIDPIIYDEAATLIEEHHAAGRDVVIVSTSGAEVVEPIGELLGADRVVATRMVVGDDGCYTGEVEYYAYGPTKAEAVRELAASEGYDLSRCYAYSDSATDVPMLESVGHPHAVNPDRALRREAAARQWPILVFNRPVRLKQRLPSFSLPPRPALVAAAAVGAAAATAGLVWYATRRRAAATASA, encoded by the coding sequence ATGCTCTGCCTTGTGGAAAACCGCTTCTCGCCGCGCACCGCCGCCTTCTTCGACCTGGACAAGACGGTCATTGCGAAGTCTTCGACGCTGGCCTTCAGCAAGTCCTTCTACCAAGGCGGCCTGATCAACCGCCGCGCGGTGCTGCGCACGGCGTACACACAGTTCGTGTTCCTGGCCGGGGGCGCGGATCACGATCAGATGGAGGGGATGCGTGAATATCTCTCCGCGCTCTGCAAGGGGTGGAACGTGGCGCAGGTCAAGGAGATCGTCGCCGAGACCCTGCACGACCTGATCGACCCGATCATCTACGACGAGGCGGCCACCCTCATCGAGGAGCACCACGCCGCCGGCCGTGACGTGGTGATCGTCTCCACGTCGGGCGCCGAGGTGGTGGAACCCATCGGCGAACTGCTCGGCGCCGACCGGGTCGTGGCGACCCGGATGGTCGTCGGCGACGACGGCTGCTACACGGGAGAGGTCGAGTACTACGCCTACGGCCCGACCAAGGCAGAAGCCGTCAGGGAGCTGGCCGCGTCCGAGGGGTACGACCTCTCGCGTTGCTACGCCTACAGCGACTCCGCCACTGACGTCCCCATGCTCGAGTCGGTCGGCCACCCGCATGCCGTGAATCCGGACCGGGCCCTGCGGCGCGAGGCCGCCGCCAGGCAGTGGCCGATCCTCGTTTTCAACCGTCCGGTCCGGCTCAAGCAGCGCCTGCCCTCCTTCTCCCTGCCGCCGCGTCCGGCACTCGTGGCCGCGGCAGCCGTGGGCGCGGCCGCCGCCACCGCTGGGCTCGTCTGGTACGCCACGCGCCGCCGCGCGGCAGCCACCGCATCCGCCTGA